The segment TCAAAATGGAAGAAAGCTTTTTCACAGTTGGTCTACATGCTAGGCGTTGGCTGAATCAAATCCCAAAGATTCCCATATAAGTCGGCAAATACCGCAACTGTTCCATAGTTTTCCACTACCGGGCCCCGAACAATGGCAATGTTATGCCTTTTCAAATTCTCAAAATCCCGCTGAAAATCATCGGTGTGTAAAAATAAAAATACCCGCCCACCGGTTTGATTACCGATGCGGCTACGTTGCTCGTCATTGGCAGCCTTAGCCAGCAACAAGCAGCATCCATCCGAACCCGGTGGCGCTATCCGTACCCAACGCTTTGTTTCGCTCAGCGTGGTGTCTTCCAACAACCGGAAATTGAGCTTTCGGGTGTAGAATTCAATAGCGTGATCATAATCATCCACCACCAGTG is part of the Cyclobacteriaceae bacterium genome and harbors:
- a CDS encoding VOC family protein — encoded protein: MKQTLAHIALVVDDYDHAIEFYTRKLNFRLLEDTTLSETKRWVRIAPPGSDGCCLLLAKAANDEQRSRIGNQTGGRVFLFLHTDDFQRDFENLKRHNIAIVRGPVVENYGTVAVFADLYGNLWDLIQPTPSM